The Corynebacterium comes genome window below encodes:
- the gltB gene encoding glutamate synthase large subunit, producing MHPEGLYNPAHEHDACGVGFVADLRGRASRSIVDQGLQILANIDHRGAAGAEADTGDGTGILLQIPDGLYREVLDFELPAAGTYATGIAFLPAARMAWLDARREIEGIAAAEGATVLGWREVPVDPTGLGSMALAAMPSFHQIFLAADDHAGIELDRVMFFVRKRCERELGSKNGEDTVYFPSLSARTIIYKGMLTTPQLATFYTDLSDPRLESALALVHSRFSTNTFPSWPLAHPYRLVAHNGEINTVTGNENWMRAREALINSVELGSLERVLPVCTPTGSDTARFDEALELLHLGGYSLPHAVAMMIPQAWEHNPTIDPELRDFYEYHSCLMEPWDGPAAVAFTDGTLIGAVLDRNGLRPGRVWITADDTVIMASEAGVVEVEPANVIKRTRVQPGKMFLVDTAEGRIVEDSEIKERLATTAPYGEWITGNFVPLDDLPRTRYEYMPHERAVLRQRVFGITEEDVELIIGPMALNSAEAIGSMGSDTPIAALSSRPRMLYDFFSQRFAQVTNPPLDAIREKPVTSMVTLLGAQSDVLNPTADAARRIRIDAPVIDNHHLATLVHADDQGEWPGFHAEVISGLYPVAHHGAGMREAIGRVLREVGAAISGGASLIVLSDRESDERFAPIPSLLLTSAVHQHLVAERTRTRASLIVESGDAREVHHLAMLVAFGADAVNPYMAFETIDELRMKGRLGQLSLDEACTNYVTAAATGVLKVMSKMGISTVASYRGAQLADVTGLSRDLLDTYFGGVPSPISGVGLAELAADVEARHRSAFLPRPEELAHRKLDLGGEYKWRREGEYHLFNPETIFKLQHATSTGQYAIFRDYTRAVDEQSTRLATLRGMLEFTPDRPPVPLEEVEPVSAIVKRFSTGAMSYGSISAEAHETLAIAMNRLGGMSNSGEGGEDPERFQPGPDGDWKRSAIKQVASGRFGVTSHYLNNCTDIQIKMAQGAKPGEGGQLPPEKVYPWIAKVRITTPGVGLISPPPHHDIYSIEDLAQLIFDLRNANPDARVHVKLVAEQGVGTVAAGVAKAHADVVLISGHDGGTGASPLTSLKHAGGPWELGLAETQQTLLLNGLRDRIRVQCDGQLKTGRDVIVATLLGAEEFGFATAPLVVQGCIMMRVCHLDTCPVGIATQNPELRAKFSGRAEHVVNFFTFLAEEVREHLAELGFRSIDEAVGQAQILRQRTDDAFVTAHPRAARLDLSPLLHTPESPFFPGQAPRCTTRQETGLEGVLDERLLSDAAATIESAATGAHSRIDLAYPIHNVDRTVGTLTGSRITRLTAGRGLPEDTVRVTLTGSAGNSAGAFIPAGLTLDLVGDANDFVAKGLSGGRVIVRPHPESPPQLTGETPDIIAGNVIGFGATSGEIFIRGGVGERFCVRNSGATAVVEGIGNHGCEYMTGGRVLVLGEVGDNFGAGMSGGIAYLAPVGDLDRKINPGLVDVEKLSESDIDFLENIIDRHRRLTGSTTPWQARDLVKVMPRDYRHALIHTKEVVHHG from the coding sequence ATGCACCCAGAGGGGCTCTATAATCCTGCCCACGAACACGACGCCTGCGGCGTCGGCTTCGTTGCTGACCTGCGCGGACGGGCGTCGAGAAGCATCGTGGACCAGGGCCTGCAGATCCTGGCCAACATCGACCACCGCGGGGCCGCGGGAGCGGAAGCCGACACCGGCGACGGCACCGGCATCCTGCTGCAGATCCCGGACGGCCTCTACCGCGAGGTCCTCGACTTCGAGCTGCCCGCCGCCGGAACCTACGCCACCGGCATCGCCTTCCTCCCCGCCGCCCGCATGGCCTGGCTCGATGCCCGCCGCGAAATCGAGGGCATCGCGGCAGCGGAGGGCGCGACCGTCCTCGGTTGGCGCGAGGTCCCGGTCGACCCCACCGGACTGGGATCGATGGCGCTGGCCGCCATGCCGTCCTTCCACCAGATCTTCCTCGCCGCAGACGACCACGCCGGCATCGAACTGGACCGGGTGATGTTCTTCGTGCGTAAGCGCTGCGAGCGCGAACTCGGTTCGAAGAACGGCGAGGACACCGTGTACTTCCCTTCGCTGAGCGCGCGCACCATCATCTACAAGGGCATGCTCACGACCCCGCAGCTCGCGACCTTCTACACGGACCTGAGCGATCCGCGCCTCGAGTCCGCCCTGGCACTCGTTCACTCACGTTTCTCCACCAACACCTTCCCCTCCTGGCCGCTGGCGCACCCGTACCGCCTGGTCGCCCACAACGGTGAGATCAACACCGTCACCGGCAACGAGAACTGGATGCGTGCCCGCGAGGCCCTGATCAACTCGGTGGAGCTCGGCAGCCTCGAGCGCGTCCTGCCCGTCTGCACCCCCACGGGTTCGGACACCGCGCGTTTCGACGAAGCCCTCGAACTCCTCCACCTCGGCGGCTATTCCCTCCCGCACGCCGTGGCCATGATGATCCCGCAGGCCTGGGAGCACAACCCCACCATCGATCCTGAGCTGCGGGACTTCTACGAGTACCACTCCTGCCTCATGGAGCCCTGGGACGGGCCGGCGGCCGTCGCCTTCACCGACGGCACGCTCATCGGTGCCGTCCTCGACCGCAACGGCCTGCGCCCCGGCCGCGTCTGGATCACCGCCGATGACACCGTGATCATGGCCTCCGAGGCCGGCGTCGTGGAGGTGGAACCCGCCAACGTGATCAAGCGGACCCGTGTGCAGCCCGGGAAGATGTTCCTCGTCGACACCGCCGAGGGGCGCATCGTCGAGGACAGCGAGATCAAGGAGCGGCTGGCCACCACCGCCCCCTACGGCGAGTGGATCACCGGGAACTTCGTGCCTCTCGACGACCTGCCCAGGACCCGCTACGAGTACATGCCGCACGAGCGCGCGGTGCTGCGTCAGCGTGTCTTCGGCATCACCGAGGAGGACGTCGAACTGATCATCGGCCCCATGGCGCTGAACTCCGCCGAGGCCATCGGATCCATGGGTTCAGACACGCCCATCGCGGCGCTCTCCAGCCGCCCACGCATGCTCTACGACTTCTTCTCCCAGCGTTTCGCCCAGGTGACCAACCCGCCGCTCGACGCGATCCGCGAGAAGCCCGTCACCTCCATGGTCACGCTCCTCGGCGCCCAGTCCGACGTGCTCAACCCGACGGCCGACGCCGCGCGCCGCATCCGTATCGACGCCCCCGTCATCGACAACCATCACCTGGCCACCCTGGTCCACGCCGATGACCAGGGCGAATGGCCGGGCTTCCACGCGGAGGTCATCTCCGGTCTGTACCCGGTCGCCCACCACGGTGCCGGCATGCGCGAGGCGATCGGCCGCGTCCTGCGCGAGGTGGGCGCAGCCATCAGTGGCGGCGCCTCCCTCATCGTCCTCTCCGACCGTGAGTCCGACGAGCGCTTCGCCCCGATCCCGTCCCTCCTGCTCACCTCGGCCGTGCACCAGCACCTGGTAGCCGAGCGCACCCGCACGCGGGCCTCCCTGATCGTCGAGTCGGGTGACGCCCGCGAGGTGCACCACCTGGCCATGCTCGTCGCCTTCGGCGCCGACGCCGTCAACCCGTACATGGCCTTCGAGACCATCGACGAGCTGCGCATGAAGGGCAGGCTCGGCCAGCTGAGCCTCGATGAGGCCTGCACCAACTACGTCACCGCCGCGGCCACCGGGGTACTCAAGGTGATGTCCAAGATGGGCATCTCCACCGTGGCCTCCTACCGCGGTGCCCAGCTCGCCGACGTGACGGGCCTGTCCAGGGACCTCCTGGACACCTACTTCGGCGGCGTTCCTTCCCCGATCTCCGGCGTCGGGTTGGCGGAGCTGGCCGCCGACGTCGAGGCACGCCACCGTTCCGCGTTCCTGCCCCGACCCGAGGAGCTCGCCCACCGGAAGCTCGATCTGGGCGGCGAGTACAAGTGGCGTCGCGAAGGGGAGTACCACCTCTTCAACCCCGAGACCATCTTCAAGCTGCAGCACGCCACCAGCACCGGCCAGTACGCCATCTTCCGCGACTACACCCGCGCTGTCGACGAGCAGTCCACCCGACTGGCCACCCTGCGCGGCATGCTCGAGTTCACCCCCGACCGCCCGCCGGTGCCGCTCGAGGAGGTGGAGCCCGTGAGCGCCATCGTGAAGCGCTTCTCCACGGGGGCGATGTCCTACGGCTCCATCTCCGCCGAGGCCCATGAGACGCTGGCCATCGCCATGAACCGGCTCGGCGGCATGTCCAACTCCGGCGAGGGCGGCGAGGATCCGGAGCGCTTCCAGCCCGGCCCCGACGGCGACTGGAAGCGCTCCGCGATCAAGCAGGTCGCCTCAGGCCGCTTCGGCGTGACCAGCCACTACCTCAACAACTGCACCGACATCCAGATCAAGATGGCCCAGGGCGCCAAGCCCGGCGAAGGCGGTCAGCTGCCGCCGGAGAAGGTCTACCCCTGGATCGCCAAGGTGCGCATCACCACGCCCGGCGTCGGGCTCATCTCCCCGCCGCCGCACCATGACATCTATTCCATCGAGGACCTCGCCCAGCTCATCTTCGACCTGCGCAACGCCAACCCTGATGCACGGGTTCACGTGAAACTCGTCGCCGAGCAGGGCGTGGGCACCGTCGCCGCAGGCGTGGCCAAGGCACACGCCGACGTCGTCCTCATCTCCGGCCACGACGGCGGCACCGGCGCCTCCCCCCTGACCAGTCTCAAGCATGCCGGCGGCCCCTGGGAGCTCGGGCTCGCCGAGACCCAGCAGACCCTGCTCCTCAACGGCCTGCGGGATCGCATCCGCGTGCAGTGCGACGGCCAGCTCAAGACCGGCCGAGACGTCATCGTCGCCACCCTCCTGGGCGCCGAGGAGTTCGGTTTCGCCACCGCACCCCTGGTCGTCCAGGGCTGCATCATGATGCGCGTCTGCCACCTCGACACCTGCCCCGTGGGCATCGCCACCCAGAACCCGGAACTGCGCGCGAAGTTCAGCGGGCGTGCCGAGCACGTGGTCAACTTCTTCACCTTCCTCGCCGAGGAAGTCCGCGAGCACCTCGCTGAACTGGGTTTCCGCAGCATCGACGAGGCCGTCGGCCAGGCCCAGATCCTGCGTCAGCGCACCGACGACGCCTTCGTCACCGCCCACCCGCGCGCCGCCCGACTCGACCTTTCCCCGCTCCTGCACACCCCCGAATCCCCCTTCTTCCCCGGACAGGCCCCGCGCTGCACCACCCGACAGGAGACCGGCCTCGAGGGAGTTCTCGATGAACGACTGCTTTCCGACGCCGCCGCCACCATCGAATCCGCCGCCACCGGCGCGCACTCCCGCATCGACCTGGCCTACCCGATCCACAACGTCGACCGGACCGTGGGCACCCTGACCGGTTCTCGCATCACCCGCCTGACCGCAGGCCGTGGCCTGCCGGAGGACACCGTGCGGGTCACGCTCACCGGCTCCGCGGGCAACTCCGCCGGTGCCTTCATCCCCGCCGGCCTCACCCTCGACCTGGTCGGTGACGCCAATGACTTCGTCGCCAAGGGGCTGTCCGGCGGCCGGGTCATCGTCCGCCCACACCCGGAATCACCTCCCCAGCTCACGGGGGAGACCCCCGACATCATCGCCGGCAACGTCATCGGCTTCGGCGCCACCAGCGGTGAGATCTTCATCCGCGGCGGCGTGGGCGAACGCTTCTGCGTGCGCAACTCCGGCGCCACCGCAGTCGTCGAGGGCATCGGCAACCACGGATGTGAGTACATGACCGGTGGCCGCGTCCTCGTCCTCGGTGAGGTCGGCGACAACTTCGGCGCAGGCATGTCCGGCGGCATCGCCTACCTCGCTCCCGTCGGCGACCTCGACAGGAAGATCAACCCGGGGCTGGTGGACGTCGAGAAGCTCAGTGAGAGCGACATCGACTTCCTCGAGAACATCATCGACCGCCACCGTCGACTCACCGGCTCCACCACCCCCTGGCAGGCGCGTGACCTGGTCAAGGTCATGCCCCGCGACTACCGACACGCCCTCATCCACACCAAGGAGGTTGTCCACCATGGCTGA